Proteins found in one Anopheles aquasalis chromosome 3, idAnoAquaMG_Q_19, whole genome shotgun sequence genomic segment:
- the LOC126578860 gene encoding putative ATP-dependent RNA helicase TDRD12, whose protein sequence is MKNQIIITHFENPHCFWYKQFGVFPKKRQFQDELDDFCTQAYLSADGIKNTHHTPVLKEIVAAYDPLLEKWFRCRVDSISQGAKYGLWALDEGMPKTIDAQFVHPLPKELALRTGVSTVSRGGVANVVPLFEYIYDPQDDQLHKQPCYTWCITVCKLLKSMIKAAQQTFFENITPCSIDNGEEVKFGNLIFLSQNQATLHATDILLQTGRVTSLDAPIFMSYVATLPPTTSSGSRSLVDEPSGRKSRATGSDCNGENGYGSIAIGVNEEDFEDSASTLGLKKITEPIPSAITAKKDPENVVQVDADQLKKTSDTSSSNKSKRAPEHLLQEAAKQPVSNAKPMASSEALKMFTEPTDRSPRSNVVKEIASGDYKQMTETVPDEPKQTCATEDNGSVKTRPLLSLLQRINMRAKAPAAAAPTTTPTVVEKPSAEASKTVRSPTSDTKPSPMTMPPPAGTNLPPVNQKSPSTKDGRTSPSSNKNARQSKERRSPQNQQNAKATTGVTQSTRSEKRFEKIVEREQCILSRLYNHRILVHGKRVPKPIESIANAHFCPEVYRELERMRFTSIYRLQAYAWPHIMRSNSLMCVSSGSTGKTFAYLPAICTLSKMQIDEKLVPEGAGPVCIVVTDSAREVQRVASYCSRLLNTNVNKHLAVYECYGIRNVLKTCNLLLNGCAILVTTAPCYRRVYESMPESFVRKRIQLLVIDNLEKIVEHSATDLQLLCKHCDKLELQVIVTASYWQPILGGFLRRYKNMIVCIGAYIEAAVYAKAQIKLRLVACDRKAGELIQFIEQHDYRAQRTIVIGKDDDDLQEIVQAARHRSINHLICNEHTIVTQLAGFTAWDQEPVGNMSLLIVSDGVLGDLKVANAQHIIHYSLPDSWTLFTRRFATSFNYYDKVCSWVEGQSNLDERQRPSSLVLLDEYSNEQLPKLIEFLELHNSLDLSSPLHLQLYNLAQTIRREHEQSKATDGSALYTLCSRVLEFAKCPNIRTCRHRHVITGDDLAHKLPTSGTVKVKILNITTPSHYSGRIEALRMRDGSWREVNDSHQFFRHDLAMQSYYANENLHVSYGRLIARGLCAIFLDKKFWRCQILRFEETEDPMAIRPVLLKLIDSGRMIELKSSFLLELPEQFRSLPPQAIDIRIAGIVPLDNESDWDKVSIETVGRWIDEFINQPGTCHFEGNIQLALKDTIWLDDLRGVEQLGVPKTDVTRIRFKATIVSKQLAIADRAPFELLRQLVNQCLMQQPEAPEAKEEIENDPPKDTPITNQLSPSPPPVATTTPIPAIENIEDIELVREKESESVSPRSQQDHETKVPLRNSANNSSISFDSFEVVNQPDHHTETSQGSDGYAFVSLVKGESYHASIANYYTPDNFYIFRTDDINATTRALADFTDIESNLQPLGAPRTGDYCLAADGPDLFRRAKIVSVAPDYVTVFLLDFGGEVGFKREELFHIPDQLLRSTPFCAVKAKFASLKPLVNGGRWTDDVSNAIYDKVLEQYQEAGTIFALILRPSETAEKDSCPVAGLHSYDVLLANDTNQPYSILSEIVQLGLAMCAGNPYAALSGDLQDEFEQSGDSYDMLQDDIAATGDDDDCDDGPLIECNFTEEELRRFLSAQSPADGDPSSSPSARIVDITDAQNDRNLCASPAPSSRSGTAEPATALRRTRKRKDQPKPAQPAIALPRLTCDYRSPQTVWKQDDHWIVLQVSAPDITRYDLKVDIDAVLLQFVQQDDGYRYLLAANLFGPVDPQRTEHSIRGLKIVVRLAKLVPGIGWPTLLNHTGKLPWLSNALADDDRSDSESVTEGENRWKSVQRFESSQQSTSQSEEEGDASEDEEALEDEIFY, encoded by the exons GTTTTTCGAAAATATCACACCATGTAGTATTGACAACGGAGAGGAGGTCAAATTCGGTAACCTCATATTCCTGAGCCAGAACCAAGCGACACTCCATGCGACGGACATTCTGCTGCAGACGGGACGGGTCACATCGCTGGATGCTCCTATCTTTATGAGTT ATGTAGCCACcttaccaccaacaaccagcagtggcagccgTTCGCTGGTTGACGAACCCAGCGGTCGTAAATCACGTGCTACCGGCAGTGATTGCAACGGCGAAAATGGATACGGATCCATCGCGATCGGAGTGAATGAGGAAGATTTTGAGGATTCGGCGAGCACATTaggattgaaaaaaataaccgAACCCATCCCGTCTGCGATTACGGCTAAGAAAGACCCGGAGAATGTCGTACAGGTTGACGCTgatcaattgaaaaaaacatCAGATACCTCGTCTTCGAACAAGTCTAAAAGGGCTCCGGAACATTTGCTGCAGGAAGCAGCTAAACAGCCAGTGTCCAACGCCAAACCTATGGCCTCTAGTGAGGCGTTGAAGATGTTCAcggaaccaaccgaccgaagtCCCCGTTCCAACGTTGTAAAGGAAATAGCTTCTGGCGATTACAAGCAAATGACCGAAACAGTACCCGACGAGCCAAAGCAAACGTGCGCAACGGAGGACAACGGTAGCGTAAAAACCCGTCCATTATTGTCTCTGTTGCAACGGATAAATATGCGCGCCAaggcgccagcagcagctgcaccaacgacgacgccaacggtggtggagaaaccaAGCGCAGAAGCATCGAAAACTGTTCGCAGTCCCACCAGTGACACAAAACCATCTCCAATGACAATGCCTCCTCCTGCCGGTACCAATCTACCACCAGTGAACCAGAAGTCGCCGTCCACGAAAGATGGTCGTACCAGTCCTTCATCGAACAAGAATGCCCGCCAGAGTAAGGAACGGCGGAGTCCACAGAATCAGCAGAACGCTAAAGCGACCACCGGCGTGACGCAATCGACACGATCGGAGAAAAGATTTGAAAAAATTGTTGAACGAGAGCAATG CATCTTGTCCCGATTGTACAACCATCGTATACTGGTACACGGGAAACGTgttccgaaaccgatcgagaGCATCGCGAATGCCCACTTCTGCCCGGAGGTATACCGCGAGCTGGAGCGTATGCGTTTCACTTCCATCTACCGCTTGCAAGCGTACGCGTGGCCACACATCATGCGCAGCAACTCCCTCATGTGCGTCAGCTCGGGCTCGACTGGTAAAACATTTGCCTACCTGCCGGCCATCTGTACACTGAGCAAG ATGCAGATCGATGAGAAGCTGGTACCGGAAGGTGCGGGACCTGTCTGCATCGTGGTGACTGATTCGGCACGCGAAGTGCAACGTGTGGCGTCGTACTGTAGCCGGTTACTCAACACCAATGTGAACAAGCATCTGGCCGTTTACGAGTGTTACGGAATCCGCAATGTGCTGAAGACATGC AATTTGCTGCTAAACGGATGTGCCATTCTGGTCACGACGGCCCCTTGCTATCGCCGTGTGTATGAAAGCATGCCGGAATCGTTTGTGCGCAAACGCATCCAGCTGCTTGTGATCGACAATCTGGAGAAAATCGTGGAACACTCGGCGACCGATCTGCAGCTGTTGTGCAAACACTGCGACAAACTGGAACTGCAGGTCATCGTGACGGCCAGCTACTGGCAGCCGATTCTGGGCGGCTTCCTGCGTCGCTACAAGAACATGATCGTGTGCATCGGGGCGTACATAGAGGCTGCCGTTTACGCGAAGGCGCAGATCAAACTACGTCTGGTCGCATGCGACCGCAAGGCTGGCGAGCTGATCCAATTTATCGAACAGCATGACTACCGGGCGCAACGTACGATCGTGATCGgaaaggacgatgacgatttgCAGGAGATCGTGCAGGCAGCCCGCCATCGCTCGATCAATCATCTTATCTGCAACGAGCATACGATCGTCACGCAGTTGGCCGGTTTTACGGCCTGGGATCAGGAGCCGGTCGGTAATATGTCCCTACTGATTGTGTCCGATGGGGTGCTCGGCGATTTGAAGGTAGCGAATGCCCAGCACATCATCCACTACTCGCTGCCGGACTCGTGGACTTTGTTCACGAGACGATTTGCAACCTCGTTCAACTATTACGATAAGGTCTGTAGTTGGGTGGAGGGGCAAAGCAATCTCGACGAGCGCCAACGTCCGTCGTCGCTTGTGCTACTCGATGAGTACAGCAATGAGCAGCTACCAAAGTTGATCGAATTTCTGGAACTGCATAATTCTTTGGATCTGTCCTCACCGCTGCATTTACAGCTCTACAACCTGGCACAG ACGATTCGCCGTGAGCACGAACAATCGAAGGCGACCGATGGTAGCGCCCTGTACACGTTATGTTCCCGGGTGCTCGAGTTCGCTAAATGCCCCAACATTCGCACCTGTCGTCACCGGCACGTTATAACAGGGGATGATCTGGCCCACAAACTGCCTACCAGTGGGACAGTGAAGGTGAAAATCTTGAACATTACCACGCCTTCACATTACAGCGGACGGATCGAGGCACTCCGGATGCGGGATGGATCGTGGCGTGAGGTAAATGATTCGCACCAGTTCTTCCGCCACGATCTGGCCATGCAGTCGTATTATGCGAATGAGAACCTACACGTTTCGTACGGTCGATTAATTGCCAGAGGTCTGTGTGCCATCTTCCTGGATAAAAAGTTTTGGCGTTGTCAGATCCTACGGTTCGAGGAAACTGA GGATCCAATGGCCATTCGACCGGTGCTGTTGAAATTGATCGATTCGGGGCGTATGATAGAGCTAAAGTCTTCCTTCTTGCTGGAGCTTCCGGAACAGTTCCGGTCGTTGCCGCCACAGGCGATCGATATACGCATTGCCGGTATTGTGCCACTCGATAATGAGTCCGACTGGGACAAGGTGTCGATCGAGACGGTTGGTCGGTGGATTGATGAGTTCATTAACCAACCAGGCACTTGCCATTTCGAGGGCAATATACAGCTAGCGCTTAAGGATACTATCTGGCTCGATGATCTGCGAGGTGTCGAGCAGCTGGGCGTCCCAAAGACAGATGTGACCAGAATACGGTTCAAGGCAACCATCGTCTCGAAGCAGCTGGCCATTGCCGATCGTGCACCGTTCGAACTGCTACGACAACTCGTCAACCAGTGTTTGATGCAGCAGCCTGAAGCACCAGAGGCTAaggaggaaattgaaaatgatccCCCAAAGGATACGCCGATAACCAACCAAttatcaccgtcaccaccgccagtAGCCACCACTACGCCAATACCAGCAATAGAGAATATTGAGGATATTGAGCTAGTGCGTgaaaaggaaagtgaaagTGTTTCCCCCCGGAGCCAGCAAGATCACGAAACCAAGGTACCGTTGAGGAACTCGGCAAACAACTCGTCGATTTCGTTTGACTCGTTTGAAGTGGTAAATCAGCCAGATCATCACACGGAAACCAGCCAGGGTAGCGATGGTTATGCGTTTGTCTCGCTGGTAAAAGGTGAAAGCTACCATGCATCCATCGCCAACTACTACACTCCGGATAACTTTTATATCTTCCGGACCGACGA TATTAATGCTACCACAAGAGCGCTCGCCGACTTCACGGACATCGAGAGTAACCTGCAACCGTTGGGAGCACCGCGAACCGGGGACTATTGTTTAGCGGCCGATGGTCCAGATCTGTTCCGGCGAGCGAAGATCGTCAGTGTTGCTCCGGATTATGTGACGGTCTTTTTGCTTGATTTCGGCGGTGAAGTAGGGTTCAAGCGAGAAGAATTGTTCCACATCCCGGACCAGCTTCTACGTTCCACCCCATTCTGT GCCGTTAAAGCAAAGTTCGCCAGTCTGAAACCATTAGTGAACGGCGGTCGTTGGACGGATGATGTCAGCAATGCGATCTACGATAAGGTGCTCGAGCAGTATCAGGAGGCCGGCACGATATTTGCGCTCATTTTGCGCCCCTCGGAAACGGCGGAGAAAGACAGCTGTCCGGTTGCAGGATTGCACAGTTACGACGTACTGTTGGCGAATGATACAAATCAACCGTACAGTATCCTCAGTGAGATCGTTCAGCTGGGATTGGCAATGTGCGCTGGCAATCCGTATGCTGCACTGAGCGGTGATTTGCAGGATGAGTTCGAGCAGTCAGGCGATAGTTACGATATGCTACAGGATGATATAGCTGCCaccggtgatgacgacgattgtGACGATGGTCCGCTGATTGAGTGTAATTTTACGGAGGAAGAGCTGCGTCGTTTTCTGTCCGCACAGTCGCCAGCGGATGGCGATCCTTCCAGTTCTCCTTCAGCGCGGATTGTGGACATTACGGATGCGCAAAACGATCGTAATCTGTGTGCATCGCCAGCTCCGAGCAGCCGGAGTGGAACCGCTGAACCAGCCACCGCTTTACGTCGCACAAGGAAACGCAAGGATCAGCCTAAACCAGCACAACCAGCGATAGCACTGCCTAGGCTAACCTGTGACTACCGTTCCCCTCAGACGGTTTGGAAGCAAGACGATCACTGGATTGTACTGCAAGTTTCGGCACCGGATATAACCCGTTACGATCTCAAGGTCGACATAGatgccgtgctgctgcagttcgtACAACAGGACGATGGCTATCGTTACCTACTGGCGGCCAATCTGTTCGGTCCCGTTGATCCGCAGCGTACAGAGCATTCGATCCGCGGGCTGAAGATCGTCGTGCGATTGGCTAAGCTAGTGCCAGGCATCGGTTGGCCCACGCTGCTCAACCACACCGGTAAGTTACCGTGGCTAAGCAATGCGCTAGCcgatgacgatcgatcggattcGGAAAGTGTAACGGAGGGCGAGAATCGCTGGAAGAGTGTGCAGCGATTCGAGAGCTCGCAACAATCAACCAGCCAGTCGGAGGAAGAAGGCGACGCATCCGAGGATGAGGAAGCACTGGAGGATGAAATCTTTTACTAG
- the LOC126578861 gene encoding NEDD8 ultimate buster 1 — protein sequence MSSNELENEGFLLQIRVLLNERGIKLWEAPYITPDRTPNEEEMGKLADTLAPETTIPRDRCLSVLRSLQQNALEKLQAKDEFVKTGVATVKLRAPTQTGSNRSFDLKLKVTDPGATLSELVGQRLSVDPRKIKLVCGGRVVDSTRTLEEQKVTNGAIVLALVMAHSEEEAKLECSTYDRVHKIRADAELLINENDSAKMMTLEDQSGNPIFLPKNEKKSLMVALTLYAKGKAALSAGKYEEALLLLLEADRDFRGCNSDLLNGVDNYALLNLDIVWCYLCLKNLNQLPDAAERLQLCEQKFRQSYGENMKRVAALKGEQSSEKTILVRLHLLKAILYYHQNKRDDARTMFRVVETELQSLRIDDACLSRLMECGHTLHESRMALRACSNDIERAIEYIHEQRERQEANEKRSRRELKLYERIGHATDTPQYWRIKLDLVDVLMEMGYTEELAALALKESDNDINGALNELQNNSKELRLKLLRCVVPDEQLVEQLIALGFPEEAARVALKTTTNRYDLAAEFLVANVSDGSVYSERLTKALQMIGPETAIHSAGGAATESSDNQATPSTSKGSSNSNKRTDPITEARSEEKRRKKEMLDIVFKSFSKEIGDSRDNHLDLSLAEETVLLEQYKALLGME from the exons atgTCTTCCAACGAGCTGGAAAATGAGGGCTTCCTGTTGCAGATCCGTGTGCTTCTGAACGAACGTGGCATAAAACTCTGGGAAGCGCCCTACATAACCCCTGACCGCACCCCGAACGAAGAGGAGATGGGCAAACTGGCCGATACACTCGCTCCGGAGACGACCATTCCCCGGGATCGGTGCCTGAGCGTACTCCGGTCGCTGCAGCAGAACGCACTCGAAAAGCTACAGGCCAAGGATGAGTTCGTAAAGACGGGGGTGGCCACGGTTAAACTACGCGCACCAACACAAACTGGTTCCAACCGGTCGTTCGATCTGAAGCTCAAAGTGACGGACCCGGGTGCCACCCTTTCCGAGCTTGTCGGTCAGCGACTGTCGGTGGATCCCCGGAA AATCAAGTTAGTGTGCGGTGGGCGAGTAGTGGACAGTACGCGCACACTAGAGGAACAGAAGGTAACGAATGGAGCGATCGTACTGGCGCTAGTGATGGCTCACAGCGAGGAGGAAGCAAAGCTGGAATGCTCCACGTACGACCGGGTGCACAAGATCCGGGCCGATGCCGAGCTGCTGATCAACGAGAACGACAGCGCAAAGATGATGACC CTGGAAGATCAATCCGGAAACCCCATCTTCCTGCCgaaaaacgagaagaagagcCTGATGGTGGCACTGACACTGTACGCGAAGGGAAAGGCGGCACTCAGCGCTGGCAAGTACGAAGaagcactgttgctgctgctcgaggcgGACCGTGACTTCCGGGGCTGCAACTCGGACCTGCTGAACGGGGTCGATAACTATGCCCTGCTCAATCTCGACATCGTGTGGTGTTACCTCTGCCTGAAG AACCTAAACCAGCTGCCGGATGCCGCCGAACGGTTGCAGCTGTGCGAGCAAAAGTTCCGTCAAAGCTACGGCGAAAACATGAAGCGCGTGGCGGCCCTGAAGGGTGAGCAGTCGAGCGAGAAAACGATCCTCGTAAGGCTGCACCTGCTCAAGGCCATCCTGTACTACCACCAGAACAAACGCGACGATGCACGCACCATGTTTCGGGTGGTGGAAACGGAACTGCAGTCGCTCCGCATCGACGATGCGTGCCTTAGCCGGTTGATGGAGTGCGGACATACGCTACACGAGTCGCGAATGGCGCTGCGCGCTTGCTCCAACGATATCGAGCGTGCGATCGAGTACATCCACGAGCAACGCGAGCGGCAGGAGGCGAACGAGAAGCGGTCCCGCCGTGAGCTGAAGCTTTACGAGCGGATTGGCCACGCCACCGACACACCGCAGTACTGGCGCATCAAGCTCGACCTGGTCGACGTGCTGATGGAGATGGGCTACACGGAGGAGCTGGCCGCGTTGGCGCTCAAGGAGAGCGATAACGACATCAACGGGGCACTGAACGAACTGCAGAACAACAGCAAGGAGCTACGCCTCAAACTACTCCGCTGTGTCGTTCCGGATGAGCAGCTGGTCGAACAGCTGATAGCGCTCGGTTTCCCGGAAGAGGCGGCCCGTGTGGCACTGAAAACCACGACCaatcggtacgatctggcggcCGAATTTCTGGTCGCCAACGTATCCGACGGCAGCGTGTACAGTGAGCGGCTGACGAAGGCACTGCAGATGATCGGTCCGGAGACGGCCATCCACTCTGCTGGGGGTGCTGCTACCGAGAGCTCGGATAACCAAGCGACGCCTTCGACCAGCAAGGGATCGTCAAACTCCAACAAGCGCACGGATCCCATCACGGAGGCACGTAGCGAAGAAAAACGTCGCAAGAAGGAGATGCTGGACATTGTGTTCAAGAGCTTCTCGAAGGAGATCGGCGATTCACGTGATAACCATCTCGATCTATCGCTCGCCGAAGAGACCGTACTGCTGGAGCAGTACAAGGCGCTCCTCGGTATGGAGTGA